One Benincasa hispida cultivar B227 chromosome 5, ASM972705v1, whole genome shotgun sequence genomic window carries:
- the LOC120077102 gene encoding probable ADP-ribosylation factor GTPase-activating protein AGD9 isoform X1 — protein sequence MASDSFTDKNAVFRRLKAKSENKICFDCNAKNPTWASVTFGIFLCIDCSAVHRSLGVHISFVRSTNLDSWSTEQLKMMSYGGNNRAQVFFKQHGWNDGGKIEAKYTSRAADLYKQTLSKEVAKTMAEDPPRPSSPVSSHSNGNAIPLMKTTKQEAPEVSSPKASHSVVVKKPIGAKRTGKIGGLGARKLTTKTTENLYDQKPEDPPTPVSSSITTNGAMASSLASRFEYVENAQSSDVSSNGSPVIGHIAPPKSSSFFAEFGMDNNHNGGVYSKKSSSNSTKIQVEETEEARKKFSNAKSISSAQFFGDQNKSAESEAKASLQKFTSSSAISSADLFGQGMDDSTLDLAAHEFISRISLQASQDISSLKNIAGETGRKLSSLASTLITDIQDRIL from the exons ATGGCGTCTGATAGCTTCACCGACAAGAACGCTGTTTTCAGAAGGTTGAAGGCCAAGTCGGAGaacaag ATCTGTTTTGATTGTAATGCGAAGAACCCTACGTGGGCGTCGGTTACGTTTGGGATTTTCCTTTGCATTGATTGCTCCGCTGTTCATCGGAGCCTTGGCGTTCATATAAGCTTCGTcag GTCAACAAATTTGGACTCATGGTCAACGGAGCAGCTGAAAATGATGAGCTACGGCGGAAACAACCGTGCTCAGGTGTTCTTCAAGCAGCACGGCTGGAACGACGGCGGCAAAATTGAAGCCAAATACACCTCCAGAGCTGCAGATTTGTATAAACAAACCCTTTCCAAAGAAGTCGCTAAAACCATGGCTGAAGATCCCCCTCGCCCCTCTTCCCCTGTTTCTTCTCACTCCAACGGCAATGCCATCCCATTAATGAAAACCACCAAACAAGAAGCTCCTGAAGTCTCTTCTCCAAAAGCCTCTCATTCTGTTGTTGTTAAAAAACCCATCGGTGCTAAAAGGACAGGCAAGATCGGTGGACTTGGTGCTCGGAAGCTTACGACAAAG ACGACTGAGAATCTGTATGATCAGAAACCGGAAGACCCCCCGACGCCGGTTTCGTCGTCGATAACAACGAACGGTGCGATGGCCTCATCGTTGGCTTCTCGGTTCGAGTATGTTGAGAATGCACAATCTTCTGATGTGAGCTCTAATGGATCCCCCGTGATTGGTCATATTGCTCCACCGAAATCCTCTAGCTTCTTTGCTGAATTTGGAATGGATAATAATCACAATGGTGGTGTGTATTCGAAGAAATCAAGCTCAAATTCCACTAAAATCCAG GTGGAAGAAACTGAAGAAGCTCGAAAGAAATTCTCGAATGCGAAATCGATTTCGTCTGCTCAATTCTTCGGGGATCAGAACAAATCTGCTGAGTCGGAGGCCAAGGCTTCATTGCAGAAGTTTACA AGCTCGTCGGCAATCTCGAGTGCTGATCTGTTTGGACAAGGGATGGATGATTCAACTCTGGATCTTGCGGCGCACGAATTCATCAGCCGGATTTCTTTACAG GCTTCTCAAGATATATCATCGTTGAAGAACATTGCGGGGGAGACAGGGAGGAAGCTGAGCTCATTGGCATCAACGTTGATTACTGATATTCAAGATAGAATTCTTTGA
- the LOC120077102 gene encoding probable ADP-ribosylation factor GTPase-activating protein AGD9 isoform X3: MMSYGGNNRAQVFFKQHGWNDGGKIEAKYTSRAADLYKQTLSKEVAKTMAEDPPRPSSPVSSHSNGNAIPLMKTTKQEAPEVSSPKASHSVVVKKPIGAKRTGKIGGLGARKLTTKTTENLYDQKPEDPPTPVSSSITTNGAMASSLASRFEYVENAQSSDVSSNGSPVIGHIAPPKSSSFFAEFGMDNNHNGGVYSKKSSSNSTKIQVEETEEARKKFSNAKSISSAQFFGDQNKSAESEAKASLQKFTSSSAISSADLFGQGMDDSTLDLAAHEFISRISLQASQDISSLKNIAGETGRKLSSLASTLITDIQDRIL, from the exons ATGATGAGCTACGGCGGAAACAACCGTGCTCAGGTGTTCTTCAAGCAGCACGGCTGGAACGACGGCGGCAAAATTGAAGCCAAATACACCTCCAGAGCTGCAGATTTGTATAAACAAACCCTTTCCAAAGAAGTCGCTAAAACCATGGCTGAAGATCCCCCTCGCCCCTCTTCCCCTGTTTCTTCTCACTCCAACGGCAATGCCATCCCATTAATGAAAACCACCAAACAAGAAGCTCCTGAAGTCTCTTCTCCAAAAGCCTCTCATTCTGTTGTTGTTAAAAAACCCATCGGTGCTAAAAGGACAGGCAAGATCGGTGGACTTGGTGCTCGGAAGCTTACGACAAAG ACGACTGAGAATCTGTATGATCAGAAACCGGAAGACCCCCCGACGCCGGTTTCGTCGTCGATAACAACGAACGGTGCGATGGCCTCATCGTTGGCTTCTCGGTTCGAGTATGTTGAGAATGCACAATCTTCTGATGTGAGCTCTAATGGATCCCCCGTGATTGGTCATATTGCTCCACCGAAATCCTCTAGCTTCTTTGCTGAATTTGGAATGGATAATAATCACAATGGTGGTGTGTATTCGAAGAAATCAAGCTCAAATTCCACTAAAATCCAG GTGGAAGAAACTGAAGAAGCTCGAAAGAAATTCTCGAATGCGAAATCGATTTCGTCTGCTCAATTCTTCGGGGATCAGAACAAATCTGCTGAGTCGGAGGCCAAGGCTTCATTGCAGAAGTTTACA AGCTCGTCGGCAATCTCGAGTGCTGATCTGTTTGGACAAGGGATGGATGATTCAACTCTGGATCTTGCGGCGCACGAATTCATCAGCCGGATTTCTTTACAG GCTTCTCAAGATATATCATCGTTGAAGAACATTGCGGGGGAGACAGGGAGGAAGCTGAGCTCATTGGCATCAACGTTGATTACTGATATTCAAGATAGAATTCTTTGA
- the LOC120077102 gene encoding probable ADP-ribosylation factor GTPase-activating protein AGD9 isoform X2: MLQNRISESGEQENECERVSSSARREEGERSGVPSTNLDSWSTEQLKMMSYGGNNRAQVFFKQHGWNDGGKIEAKYTSRAADLYKQTLSKEVAKTMAEDPPRPSSPVSSHSNGNAIPLMKTTKQEAPEVSSPKASHSVVVKKPIGAKRTGKIGGLGARKLTTKTTENLYDQKPEDPPTPVSSSITTNGAMASSLASRFEYVENAQSSDVSSNGSPVIGHIAPPKSSSFFAEFGMDNNHNGGVYSKKSSSNSTKIQVEETEEARKKFSNAKSISSAQFFGDQNKSAESEAKASLQKFTSSSAISSADLFGQGMDDSTLDLAAHEFISRISLQASQDISSLKNIAGETGRKLSSLASTLITDIQDRIL; encoded by the exons ATGTTACAAAACCGCATTTCCGAGAGCGGCGAGCAAGAGAATGAGTGTGAGAGAGTGAGTTCGAGCGCAAGGAGGGAGGAGGGCGAGCGCAGCGGAGTGCC GTCAACAAATTTGGACTCATGGTCAACGGAGCAGCTGAAAATGATGAGCTACGGCGGAAACAACCGTGCTCAGGTGTTCTTCAAGCAGCACGGCTGGAACGACGGCGGCAAAATTGAAGCCAAATACACCTCCAGAGCTGCAGATTTGTATAAACAAACCCTTTCCAAAGAAGTCGCTAAAACCATGGCTGAAGATCCCCCTCGCCCCTCTTCCCCTGTTTCTTCTCACTCCAACGGCAATGCCATCCCATTAATGAAAACCACCAAACAAGAAGCTCCTGAAGTCTCTTCTCCAAAAGCCTCTCATTCTGTTGTTGTTAAAAAACCCATCGGTGCTAAAAGGACAGGCAAGATCGGTGGACTTGGTGCTCGGAAGCTTACGACAAAG ACGACTGAGAATCTGTATGATCAGAAACCGGAAGACCCCCCGACGCCGGTTTCGTCGTCGATAACAACGAACGGTGCGATGGCCTCATCGTTGGCTTCTCGGTTCGAGTATGTTGAGAATGCACAATCTTCTGATGTGAGCTCTAATGGATCCCCCGTGATTGGTCATATTGCTCCACCGAAATCCTCTAGCTTCTTTGCTGAATTTGGAATGGATAATAATCACAATGGTGGTGTGTATTCGAAGAAATCAAGCTCAAATTCCACTAAAATCCAG GTGGAAGAAACTGAAGAAGCTCGAAAGAAATTCTCGAATGCGAAATCGATTTCGTCTGCTCAATTCTTCGGGGATCAGAACAAATCTGCTGAGTCGGAGGCCAAGGCTTCATTGCAGAAGTTTACA AGCTCGTCGGCAATCTCGAGTGCTGATCTGTTTGGACAAGGGATGGATGATTCAACTCTGGATCTTGCGGCGCACGAATTCATCAGCCGGATTTCTTTACAG GCTTCTCAAGATATATCATCGTTGAAGAACATTGCGGGGGAGACAGGGAGGAAGCTGAGCTCATTGGCATCAACGTTGATTACTGATATTCAAGATAGAATTCTTTGA